In the genome of Hydractinia symbiolongicarpus strain clone_291-10 chromosome 5, HSymV2.1, whole genome shotgun sequence, one region contains:
- the LOC130645529 gene encoding uncharacterized protein LOC130645529: MDQIRSDSSSNEDENDDIPDLSTLRPFNFEPEFSLEELNKLGTCSSESDEEEDEVSRIGNNNWCQCGGHCRAMESYSESLCCRDTNEIPDNHFEGKQCITEAETFGMVCLCKPVLTTALSALNNLRGDAMHTDNCSLRFAGYKQYTWWIHNRLGKGVRKIIPSCALWAIRNKYPSENGIYIPFTESKSDDKRLYENTDSDSE; this comes from the exons ATGGATCAAATTCGAAGCGATTCAAGTTCTAACGAAGATGAAAACGATGACATACCTGATTTATCCACTCTCAGACCCTTCAATTTTGAACCAGAATTTTCTTTGGAAGAACTGAATAAATTAGGAACGTGTAGTTCCGAGAGTGATGAGGAAGAAGATGAAGTTTCAAGGATCGGCAATAATAACTGGTGCCAATGCGGTGGTCACTGTAGAGCGATGGAGTCGTACAGTGAAAGCTTGTGTTGCAGGGATACAAATGAAATTCCTGACAATCATTTTGAag gaAAACAATGTATAACTGAAGCCGAAACTTTTGGGATGGTTTGTCTATGTAAACCAGTACTAACCACTGCACTGTCTGCTCTAAATAATTTAAGGGGCGATGCAATGCACACGGATAATTG TTCACTACGTTTTGCCGGTTACAAACAGTACACGTGGTGGATACATAACAGATTGGGAAAAGGTGTGCGAAAAATTATACCGTCGTGTGCTTTATGGGCAATTCGTAATAAATATCCATCTGAAAATGGTATTTATATCCCATTCACGGAGAGCAAATCCGACGACAAACGACTGTATGAAAACACGGATTCCgattctgaataa
- the LOC130645530 gene encoding THAP domain-containing protein 7-like, with the protein MPNCAAIGCTNRSSNNKKTEKGKGSEENKEVDNEKLTTKDENNNERKIRVVFYHIPSAKKDKELRNKWLHNIKRSGTLPKDSGFYICSHHFEPECFERDLQAELMGPPPRNKLKDGAVPTLFNFTKQPEKRKRTEKRIEDRQKRQEPDKKEAIENMKTSFTL; encoded by the exons atGCCAAACTGTGCTGCCATCGGCTGTACAAATCGAAGTAGCAATAATAAAAAGACAGAAAAGGGTAAGGGAAGCGAGGAAAATAAGGAGGTAGATAACGAAAAGCTTACGACAAAAGACGAAAATAACAACGAAAGAAAAATCCGGGTAGTATTTTATCACATTCCTAGTGCGAAAAAAGATAAAGAGCTTCGGAATAAATGGCTACACAATATAAAAAGAAGTGGTACCTTGCCGAAAGACTCTGGGTTTTATATTTGTTCTCATCATTTTGAACCAGAGTGCTTCGAAAGAGATTTACAA gcTGAACTAATGGGTCCTCCACCGCGGAATAAATTAAAAGATGGTGCTGTTCCGACCttatttaattttacaaaacagCCTGAGAAACgtaaaagaacagaaaaaagaaTCGAAGACCGTCAGAAACGACAGGAACCAGATAAAAAAGAAGCCattgaaaatatgaaaacaagCTTTACattgtaa
- the LOC130645527 gene encoding histamine H2 receptor-like, with product MNLNATLTTPSQIHTTVARNASVVKFENDSVLYNLACVVIACIILIVNATVLLLIYSKPKLLRSLSNKIVLSLVASDLLTGVCMVLHAIPVIVPNFAKPKHSSDFCFRVVVDIVTLWLQLVSMGNLCLIIAERYIVLMYPYSKDKYISKNKVLIILQLIWLLSLCYPCIQLCWVYKVLDGNFTRAEDKSIAKADSTFSAVSIFVFVLLPVLVLFFVFLRMFREIRKFPNIDAIKKQREEKRVVIIFGIMYTMFVLFALPYFLVRLFLDLRLTSFQTMKLATQVGYVLKHFPPLLNPFIYVLNKPDFKRELHHKKETVSRYLTSKAQFTKTTSFASRRASNEAVIAKLLTQETNNNAYNKILLKFEKSHKYGAVQV from the coding sequence ATGAATCTAAACGCAACACTCACGACGCCATCTCAAATACACACAACAGTTGCACGAAACGCTAGCGTTGTTAAATTCGAGAACGACAGTGTATTATACAATCTGGCATGTGTCGTCATTGCATGCATCATCCTTATTGTGAACGCAACTGTACTACTGCTCATATACAGCAAACCGAAGTTATTACGAAGCCTGTCTAACAAAATCGTACTTAGTTTAGTCGCTTCAGATCTGCTCACTGGCGTTTGTATGGTGCTTCATGCCATTCCAGTCATTGTACCCAATTTCGCCAAACCTAAACACTCGAGTGATTTCTGTTTTCGTGTTGTCGTTGACATAGTGACACTTTGGCTGCAGCTTGTCAGCATGGGGAACTTGTGTCTGATTATAGCTGAACGCTACATTGTACTCATGTACCCGTACTCCAAAGATAAATACATTAGCAAAAACAAAGTGTTGATAATCTTACAACTAATATGGCTGCTCTCGCTGTGTTACCCGTGTATTCAACTATGCTGGGTGTATAAGGTACTAGATGGTAATTTTACTCGCGCAGAAGACAAATCCATAGCAAAAGCAGACTCCACTTTTTCGGCAGTCTCCATTTTTGTTTTCGTATTACTTCCTGTTCTAGTATTATTCTTCGTCTTCCTACGAATGTTTCGGGAAATCAGAAAGTTTCCAAACATCGACGCCATTAAGAAACAGAGAGAAGAGAAAAGAGTGGTGATCATTTTTGGCATCATGTACACGATGTTCGTTCTGTTCGCTTTACCGTACTTTCTTGTACGACTCTTTCTAGACTTGCGTTTAACCAGTTTCCAAACGATGAAACTCGCTACGCAAGTTGGTTACGTTTTAAAGCACTTTCCGCCATTATTAAACCCGTTTATATACGTGCTCAATAAGCCGGACTTTAAACGAGAACTGCACCATAAGAAGGAGACAGTCAGTAGGTACTTAACATCAAAAGCACAGTTCACCAAAACAACATCGTTCGCTTCAAGAAGAGCAAGCAATGAAGCCGTCATAGCCAAACTTCTCACGCAGGAGACCAACAACAACGCCTATAACAAAATCTTACTAAAATTCGAGAAGTCGCACAAATATGGCGCTGTTCAAGTATAA
- the LOC130645528 gene encoding uncharacterized protein LOC130645528, whose amino-acid sequence MESAPTLPNEEEKPKNPNRRIGVCESLILAAKKQTEEIEKEKTAHQEFLNSQPLRKLKCKKDYDEFQDTVALQMIFHEFSAADLLNPSTGIGVEALYKLMDDLMEDVEKDTVRAWINEYDKDSNGLIDITEFVQVMLDKIMQVTDTQEEVLAAFKEFDKDNTGFINLTELLRIMSLLGDPLSDEEMNLFMLKSDIDGDGMVNYEEFVRLMFGKNEKAKNPHQGDKKKKNVKGT is encoded by the exons ATGGAGTCAGCGCCTACATTACCCAACGAGGAAGAAAAACCAAAGAACCCTAACAGACGCATAGGAGTTTGTGAATCTTTAATTTTGGCAGCAAAAAAACaaactgaagaaattgagaaagaaaAGACAG CAcatcaagaatttttaaattcgcAACCACTGCGAAAATTGAAATGCAAAAAAGACTACGATGAATTTCAAGACACCGTGGCTCTTCAAATGATCTTTCACGAATTCAGTGCAGCAGACCTCTTGAACCCTAGCACGGGCATCGGTGTAGAAGCTTTGTACAAGCTAATGGACGACCTCATGGAAGATGTTGAAAAGGACACTGTGAGGGCATGGATCAACGAATATGACAAGGATTCCAATGGCTTAATAGATATAACTGAGTTTGTCCAGGTTATGTTGGACAAAATCATGCAAGTAACGGACACACAG GAGGAAGTACTAGCAGCTTTTAAGGAATTCGACAAAGATAACACTGGTTTTATCAACTTAACCGAGCTTCTTCGCATCATGTCATTATTAGGTGATCCTCTCTCAGACGAAGAGATGAATTTGTTTATGCTAAAGTCCGACATAGATGGTGACGGTATGGTGAATTACGAAGAATTTGTACGGCTCATGTTCGGGAAAAACGAAAAAGCAAAAAACCCTCACCAAGgagataagaaaaaaaagaatgttaaaggAACCTGA